The Rosa rugosa chromosome 1, drRosRugo1.1, whole genome shotgun sequence genomic sequence AAAAGTTTTCTGTACTCACTGTACtctcaaccttttttttttttttgacttttttgGTCTGccaattaaaatgaaaaagaaaacaaagttgaGACTAATTATTATTCAACTTTACTCTTCTTTCAATACTTAAACATGATCCCTCAAAGCCAGATGTAGCTCGCTTCCCTCTACAGCAGATAGACAATAATATCTCGTTAGAAAGATCGAGGACCTAGCTGCTAGCCAGTAACAATGTCTAGATCCCAGTTCCAGTTTCTTGTGCTGCACTTTACTAGTCTGTTCATCTTGTGGGCTATGAGCAGCAGGGCAACACTAGCTGCAGCCTCACCGGTGCCCCCCACAGACTCGATAGCAAAGCTTCACTGCCCGTCCCATTGTGGAGACATTGCAATCCCATACCCTTTTGGAATTGGAGAAGGCTGCTACCTTACTGGCAGCGACACAGGTTTCTACAGCAACTCGTTCCAGATAATATGTAACTACTCAACCAGCCCTCCCAAACCTTTCTTGACCAGCACGAGTCTTGAAGTGCTGGAAATCTCTATTGAAGGAGAACTCCTGGTCAGAAGCCCCATAACCTTCTCAAATTGCACTGACAAGCCGGGGCTGCCGAGCAACCGCCAGACCTACAACCTGGAGCAAACCCCTTTCTGGTACTCCCAGGATAACAGATTCACTTCAATGAGTTGTGGAGGAATTGCCCTAATGACAAAATTTTCTAATGGGTTGACAACAACACTTGGTGGCTGCTTGTCCATTTGTGACTACTCTAGTAGTAACCCTGTATTAAAGAAGAATACCTGCATTGGTATCAACTGCTGCCAATCCACCTTTCCTAAATATCTAAAGAACTTCAATGCTAGCTTTGCAGACGTAACTATAAACGCTCGCAGTGCTAACGAATGCAAGTATGTATTCGTTGTAAAGCAAAGTTGGTTTACTAGAGCAAATATGTCGGTCATTGGTGATATGGACTACGTCCCTGTGGAGCTGAAATGGAGCGCACGCTCATATTCGGATATCTCGAACAATTGGACTGTCTCTAACAATAGCACATATATCAGCGATGATGGACGTCTACTCTTATGCTCAAAAGGCTATGAAGGAAACCCTTATCTTCTTCATGGATGTCAAGGTAACTAAATCGATCTCTTGCTATATATgtccgtgtgtgtgtgtgtgattttGGTCTCATTGGttttttttcattatatatatgtatttttgtGTTGTCACAATTTCAGATATCAATGAATGTGAGGGTCGACCATGTGGTAGTTACGAGATCTGTATCAATTATCCTGGAGGCTTTAAGTGTGATCCTCCACCGACAAGCTTACGGCCGGAAAAGCTGGTTGTTATAGGTATTTTTTCAActttctaattttctttttgaatagatacgaatttttttttctccaccTCGGCGAATTTTTGGGCCAAGCTGGATTTGAACCAGCGTAGACATACCACTTATTCCATTGAACTTTCTAAATATTAAAACACTAAGAGCACATTTATTTACTTGGAATGAGAATGAAAATGAAGATAATGATTCCGGGGTATGAGTGTTCTTACGTTTACTAACATATAAAAGTATTGGAATGGGTGCAGGTCACACCTCATTATTAGGAATCGATTTAGGAATCAGGGGTTATGGGGTTCCAAGTATGTAAACGTATcataaaataaattttgattaCTAATGTGCCAGTTATTTGGTATATAATTAACAAATAAATGCAACATATCTATTATAgaaaattatttatattctttctTATTTGATTGAGCTATATATCCAGTTACAAGCACTGTTTTTGGAGTTCTACTTATACTCATTTGGGGATGGTGGTCGCACAAAGTgataaaaaaacagaagaacatCGAACGCaagaagaaattcttcaaaCAAAAGTTGGAGCAACAAGTATCTTCAGGTGAAGTCAATGTTGAGAAAATTAAGCTGTTTAGTTCCAAGGAGCTAGAGAAAGCCACAGACCATTTTAATGTAGACAGAATTCTTGGTCAAGGAGGCCAAGGTACTGTTTACAAAGGAATGCTGGCAGATGGAAGAATTGTTGCTGTGAAGAAGTCTAAACTAGTTCATGATGGGGAAATTAGACAATTCATCAATGAAATTGTCATTCTTTCCCAAATTATCCACAGAAATGTGGTCAAACTTTTGGGTTGTTGCTTGGATACAGAAGTTCCCCTTTTGGTTTATGAATTCATTGCCAATGGAACACTTTATGAATATATTCATCAGCAGAATGAAGAGTTTCCTCTTACATGGGAAATTAGACTACGAGTTGCCGTCGAAGTAGCAGGAGCTATTTCCTACTTACATTCTGCAGCTGATTTTCCCATTTACCATCGAGATATCAAGTCATCTAACATACTCCTAGATGAGAAATACAGAGCAAAAGTAGCAGACTTTGGGACTTCTCGATCTGTTTCGATTGACCAAACACACCTTACCACACTAGTACATGGAACATTTGGTTATTTGGACCCAGAGTACTTCCAATCTAGCCAATTTACTGACAAGAGTGATGTTTATAGCTTTGGTGTGGTACTTGTTGAGCTCTTAACTGGACAAAAACCAGTTTCTTTGGCAAGATCCCAAGAAGAAAGAAGCCTAGCAACTTATTTCCTTCTTTCTATGGATCAAGATTATCTGTTTGATGTTCTAGATCCTCAAGTTACGAGATATGGGGGGAAAGAAGAGATTACTGCAGTTGCTAACCTTGCAAAAAGATGCTTAAATTTGAATGGAAAGAGACGACCTACTATGAAAGAAGTAGCAGTTGAGTTGGAGGCAATTCAATCGTCAATTAAGGCCTCTAATCATGTTGATCCAAATTTGGAAGAGGTTGCATATATCCAAACTCATGAAATAACCGAGGCTTGGGATATTGTTTCTACATCAACAGGGCCTTGTATCGATGGTGGTACGTCTTCATTCGATGCACAACCACTGTTGACTTTGAAGACTCTGTGAACCTTGTTCTCTTGTTTGAGGTTAACTCCTTTTGTTCTTACATCGTGTAGCACATATGCATTTTCGTTCGTCTCAAATTTTCCTCGATGGGGTTCAAGTAGCAGATTCTTTTACTAAGTTAATCTCTCTTCAAATGGTTTGACATGGTGGGATTTGCCTCCTAAATTGGTCTTCTTATTGTCCCAGAGATTTTTTTGGAACTTTCCAAttcgttttcatttttttttctctagatATTGTATTtgtcatttgtttttttgtattttggggAGTAGTATCGTTTCGATcactccattttttttctttttctttttgaggcGTTAGGTTTCATGTCTCCTTCTTGCTGATTGTAttatctttttccttttcattttaaTAAAAGACCCTGTGAGAATGTGAATAAATTTTAAATTAATCAAGTGAGAGATTTGTTGTAAAATGAAAAGTAAGAGAgtttgagagaagagagaaatgaTGCAGAGAATGGAGtgtattattcatctcaccatgaggagcTTTCTATAAGACTACATGGTGCAAACAAAAAGGTAATGCCTAATTACAATTCAATTACTCCTACAGTTACAACCTATCAATCACTAATCAATAGTGGTTGGCAAAGATTACTCAACAACTATTGCATGATTATCcacaaatatttacaacactcccccttggatattccatgtcaatagtgttgcctttGTTGTGCGcctctaagttgcctcgtcaaaaaccttgccaagtaataaaaaccctgtgggacaaaaacaaccttggtcgaaggagaaaaagagtacaacgggAAAATCATAACGTGATCACGTGACCATCCTGAAGAGCACATCTTTGGCATGGTCACGTTAAAAGGCTACCTTATTAACGGGAACCGATTTCACACTAGGGAGTCTGAAAAAGGGACATAGAATTGTGGTGTTTCTGTTGAAGCTGACACATATTGCCGAGCAAGTGCAAGAGACACAATGCTGAAATTGGATAAAGTAGATTATTATGGGGTTATAAAAGAAATTATTTTTCTAGACTATCGCAAATTCAAAGTTCCAATGTTTCACTGCGATTGGGCTAACATAGTAAATGGTGTCAAGGTTGAAGAAGGATTTACACTAGTTAATCTTAGAATAGGCCAGCATCAGTTTCAAAGGGATCCTTTTATCTTTACATCACAAGCAAATCAAGTGTTTTACTCCAGAGAAAGTGATGTATCGAATTGGTCTGTAGTCCTAAGAGCACCACCAAGAGGCTTGTATGATAATGAGAATCCTGGTGAAACTGATTACATGCCATCTGTACCATTAGATTTGTCAGAACTTTCCCTAAATTTCGTAGATGAAGATTTAAGAAGAAATCATTGTGATGTGATGAGTGAGGCATCGGTAATGCGTGTTTGCATAGCATAAACATCTATAGATGACCTATTTATATAAGATGATTCTTTGTACCATTTTTAGTTATATCTAACTATATCACTTTGTTTGTTAACAGACTGACAGCGAAAGTGGTGACGGTGAGTCCACAGAAATCTGATTTGAAGACCATACAGATCTTTTGTCTTCACACTTGAGAATCTGCCAAGTTAGTATCATGTGTACTGGAGAAGTAAGTTCAATCTTAAAAAACTAAATTTgatattgaaattttttaatGTTTCTTTTGCCTCCACACTTGAGAATTTGCCAAGTTAGTACGTATATGCAGATATATGTTATATAGAGTTTTTGCCTTCTTAATGTTTTTTTCCCCTTCTTGGGGTTTACATATCCTGTGTTATAGGTTATTAATAATAAGGTTTAGAAATTGAGAAAGAATGCAGAACTGAAAATGACGAGGCTAAAGTTTTTTAAGTGGGGTGACTTGGTATTTGGTCTCCTCCTCTTTGAATGAAACTTGACCTTACAAACTCCTTATCATAAGTTGCCATGTGCTGTAATTCTATGAACTTGAGAAGCATCAACCACTTCAACTTTTCATTTCTTATGTTatcaaattttgtttttctaaTGTCGGTTGAATACCGAACCTGGCCTTTTATGCCAAAATGCAACCTCACTTCACTTTGTGTATGTCCAGACTTCAAAAAAAGGTGGCAATAAAGGAAAAAAGCCAAAAAAGAGTATAGAGGCAGCTGTTATTGCTATTAACATGGAAGAAAGGAATTCAGGAATAAGAATTTCGGATGGAGGTTCTAATAACTCACATAGGGAATCACATACTCCATCACCTAATAGTCCTATTAGGTGTGAAAATGAGACAACCTCAGATTATTCGAAGAGACCTCCAAGGGGCAAAGCAAAGGGGGATAAAGATTTTAAGAACAAGGGTCGGTTGAAGTTCAGTTCAATGTCAGAGGTCAGCCTTATGGGGAATATGAAGCAAGGTTCTCCTCCTTCCTTGGAGTCACAGCAAGAGAGTTCGTACCATTGACAACTGAGTGGAAAAACCTCACTGATAAGTACAAAAGTCAAATTTGGGAACATATCATGGTAAACTACTTTCTTATAATTTGGACTTGCTTATCTTATTTGATCTTTCTCTTCGCTAGTCCTATTAGTAATGGAGCATTGGAAACTCTAATATATTGTTCAATTGTATTTTGTAGCAAAAATATATTGTTCCAGAAATTTGCAAAAGAAATGTGTTCCGTAAAATGATGAAGTTGTGGCGAGATTACAGATCATTGACAATGAAAGAAGTGATGCAGCAAGCTGAATCGGTAGGCTTACCATGTGCTGCTGCCCTCCTCAAACCTGATAATATAGATTCAATGGAAGTGTGGTTGGATTTTGTAAAATCCAGAACCACAGAAGCATTTAGGGTAAGTTAGTTTTCTGCAAAACATGTTATATTTGCTTTATGTGAAAACATTAATATTATCACTTTGGTTTTTGATAGGAAAAGTGTGAAAGATTTAGGTTGATGCGACAAGGCAGAACCTTATTGCATAGAACAAGTAGAAAGAGTTTTGCATGTCTTGAAGAAGAGCTGGTACCAAAAAATTTAATCATTACACTTTATGTCTTAATATTACAAGAAAGCTGATATATGTAATTGTCTTTTTATAGAAGCAACAAAGTGAGACACCAGATGCAATAACAAGGTCCGATATTTGGCTTCGTGCCTATGAAGTGAAGAAAAAAGCAGGCGAAGAAG encodes the following:
- the LOC133736894 gene encoding wall-associated receptor kinase-like 1 isoform X1, with translation MSRSQFQFLVLHFTSLFILWAMSSRATLAAASPVPPTDSIAKLHCPSHCGDIAIPYPFGIGEGCYLTGSDTGFYSNSFQIICNYSTSPPKPFLTSTSLEVLEISIEGELLVRSPITFSNCTDKPGLPSNRQTYNLEQTPFWYSQDNRFTSMSCGGIALMTKFSNGLTTTLGGCLSICDYSSSNPVLKKNTCIGINCCQSTFPKYLKNFNASFADVTINARSANECKYVFVVKQSWFTRANMSVIGDMDYVPVELKWSARSYSDISNNWTVSNNSTYISDDGRLLLCSKGYEGNPYLLHGCQDINECEGRPCGSYEICINYPGGFKCDPPPTSLRPEKLVVIGHTSLLGIDLGIRGYGVPITSTVFGVLLILIWGWWSHKVIKKQKNIERKKKFFKQKLEQQVSSGEVNVEKIKLFSSKELEKATDHFNVDRILGQGGQGTVYKGMLADGRIVAVKKSKLVHDGEIRQFINEIVILSQIIHRNVVKLLGCCLDTEVPLLVYEFIANGTLYEYIHQQNEEFPLTWEIRLRVAVEVAGAISYLHSAADFPIYHRDIKSSNILLDEKYRAKVADFGTSRSVSIDQTHLTTLVHGTFGYLDPEYFQSSQFTDKSDVYSFGVVLVELLTGQKPVSLARSQEERSLATYFLLSMDQDYLFDVLDPQVTRYGGKEEITAVANLAKRCLNLNGKRRPTMKEVAVELEAIQSSIKASNHVDPNLEEVAYIQTHEITEAWDIVSTSTGPCIDGGTSSFDAQPLLTLKTL
- the LOC133736894 gene encoding wall-associated receptor kinase-like 8 isoform X2 encodes the protein MSRSQFQFLVLHFTSLFILWAMSSRATLAAASPVPPTDSIAKLHCPSHCGDIAIPYPFGIGEGCYLTGSDTGFYSNSFQIICNYSTSPPKPFLTSTSLEVLEISIEGELLVRSPITFSNCTDKPGLPSNRQTYNLEQTPFWYSQDNRFTSMSCGGIALMTKFSNGLTTTLGGCLSICDYSSSNPVLKKNTCIGINCCQSTFPKYLKNFNASFADVTINARSANECKYVFVVKQSWFTRANMSVIGDMDYVPVELKWSARSYSDISNNWTVSNNSTYISDDGRLLLCSKGYEGNPYLLHGCQDINECEGRPCGSYEICINYPGGFKCDPPPTSLRPEKLVVIVTSTVFGVLLILIWGWWSHKVIKKQKNIERKKKFFKQKLEQQVSSGEVNVEKIKLFSSKELEKATDHFNVDRILGQGGQGTVYKGMLADGRIVAVKKSKLVHDGEIRQFINEIVILSQIIHRNVVKLLGCCLDTEVPLLVYEFIANGTLYEYIHQQNEEFPLTWEIRLRVAVEVAGAISYLHSAADFPIYHRDIKSSNILLDEKYRAKVADFGTSRSVSIDQTHLTTLVHGTFGYLDPEYFQSSQFTDKSDVYSFGVVLVELLTGQKPVSLARSQEERSLATYFLLSMDQDYLFDVLDPQVTRYGGKEEITAVANLAKRCLNLNGKRRPTMKEVAVELEAIQSSIKASNHVDPNLEEVAYIQTHEITEAWDIVSTSTGPCIDGGTSSFDAQPLLTLKTL